From the Oleiharenicola lentus genome, one window contains:
- a CDS encoding arsinothricin resistance N-acetyltransferase ArsN1 family B translates to MLRAATSADAAAIAAIYNHYVLHTIVTFEEEAVTTDEIVSRIREVQGAGIPWLVWEDNGRVLGYTYASKWKSRCSFRYSLETTVYLDQDATGRGLGRKLYTALIEALRAQKYHALIGGISIPNPGSIALHEKLGFQKIGHFKEVGWKFNQWIDVGYWELVL, encoded by the coding sequence ATGCTCCGCGCCGCCACTTCTGCCGATGCCGCCGCCATTGCGGCGATCTACAATCACTACGTCCTGCACACCATCGTGACCTTCGAGGAGGAGGCCGTGACCACCGACGAGATTGTCTCCCGCATCCGCGAAGTGCAGGGCGCCGGCATCCCGTGGCTGGTGTGGGAGGATAACGGCCGCGTGCTAGGCTACACCTACGCCAGCAAATGGAAGTCGCGCTGCTCGTTCCGCTACTCGCTCGAGACGACGGTCTATCTCGACCAGGACGCCACCGGCCGCGGTCTCGGTCGCAAGCTCTACACCGCCCTGATCGAGGCCCTGCGCGCCCAGAAATACCACGCCCTCATCGGCGGCATCTCCATCCCCAACCCCGGCAGCATCGCCCTGCACGAGAAACTCGGCTTCCAAAAAATCGGCCACTTCAAGGAAGTCGGCTGGAAGTTCAACCAGTGGATCGACGTCGGATATTGGGAGCTGGTGCTGTGA
- a CDS encoding DUF2157 domain-containing protein, giving the protein MQKHVRWLMTEIDRWEAEGVVSVEQAGKLRARYASTAPAVPWGLLVFATAGAIVVGLGVILLFAYNWDEISKFGKLALVLGSVIAAHTFGIRLLARAGWQAKLGEALTVLGTMLYGAGIWLVAQIYHIDEHYPNGFLFWALGALAMAWALRSTAQGLMATVLILIWGCSETFGFNNAQYWAVLLVVGGIVPLAWRQRSALLLAAALAVIQFLIAVNATYWGGEAHSLTTSLALGVLLLAAARWCTIYRPDFGGGASVMAFFGWGAFLVCAYVLSFHEAADDLLDWSNSNGSDVFLAAGFGWSLFAAGLIAWVLLARRALVLKSISVPVEDWLLPIALVYCFGLAVIGVQALELFVAWSFNLMLLGVAIMWMWRGCRESLLRPTVLGSVLLSFVVFARYFDLFESMASRGVAFIILGGIFFAEAMYYRKVRRETGGGA; this is encoded by the coding sequence ATGCAAAAACACGTTCGTTGGCTCATGACCGAGATCGACCGCTGGGAGGCGGAGGGTGTTGTGTCCGTCGAACAGGCCGGAAAGCTCCGTGCCCGCTACGCCTCCACTGCTCCTGCAGTTCCGTGGGGACTTTTGGTCTTCGCCACGGCTGGCGCAATCGTCGTCGGCCTTGGGGTGATTCTCCTCTTCGCCTACAACTGGGATGAAATTTCCAAGTTCGGCAAGCTGGCCCTCGTCCTCGGCTCGGTGATCGCCGCGCACACGTTCGGCATCCGGCTGCTCGCGCGTGCGGGCTGGCAGGCGAAACTGGGCGAGGCGCTGACTGTGCTCGGCACCATGCTCTACGGCGCCGGCATCTGGCTGGTCGCACAGATCTACCACATCGACGAACACTACCCCAACGGCTTCCTCTTCTGGGCGCTCGGCGCACTCGCCATGGCCTGGGCGCTTCGCTCGACGGCTCAGGGGCTGATGGCCACGGTGCTGATCTTGATCTGGGGCTGTAGTGAGACGTTTGGCTTCAACAACGCCCAATACTGGGCCGTGCTGCTGGTCGTCGGTGGCATCGTGCCACTGGCGTGGCGGCAGCGCTCCGCCCTCCTGCTCGCCGCCGCTCTGGCCGTCATCCAGTTCCTCATCGCCGTCAACGCCACCTACTGGGGTGGCGAAGCTCACTCGCTGACTACCAGCCTCGCGCTCGGCGTGCTGCTGCTGGCCGCCGCCCGTTGGTGCACAATCTATCGGCCCGACTTTGGCGGCGGTGCCAGCGTGATGGCTTTCTTCGGCTGGGGCGCGTTTCTCGTGTGCGCCTACGTGCTATCGTTTCATGAGGCGGCCGACGACCTGCTCGACTGGTCGAATAGCAACGGTTCCGATGTCTTTCTTGCCGCGGGCTTCGGCTGGAGCCTCTTTGCCGCCGGTCTGATCGCCTGGGTGCTGCTGGCCCGGCGCGCCCTCGTGTTGAAAAGCATCTCGGTCCCGGTCGAGGACTGGCTGCTGCCCATCGCGCTGGTCTATTGCTTCGGTCTGGCGGTGATCGGCGTGCAGGCGCTGGAGCTTTTCGTCGCCTGGTCATTCAATCTGATGCTGCTCGGCGTGGCCATCATGTGGATGTGGCGCGGTTGTCGCGAGAGCCTGCTACGACCGACGGTGCTCGGCTCGGTGCTGCTGAGCTTCGTGGTGTTTGCCCGTTACTTCGACCTCTTTGAGAGCATGGCCTCGCGCGGCGTGGCCTTCATCATCCTCGGCGGCATCTTCTTCGCCGAGGCGATGTATTACCGAAAAGTTCGGCGCGAAACAGGAGGCGGCGCATGA
- a CDS encoding GDYXXLXY domain-containing protein, producing MKLKLVITVAVLQVLVLAFMAGQREWIMHTGTPLTLRTAPIDPNDPMRGAYVRLNYDISVVPAALCRGETAKWVKFTGDWRQQRRLHDRVVYAALKINEHGIAELVALSDQPPASGPFLRGRVVSVDHDDIRVRYGIEAMFMSKEAALRTESMAIKERAGAPMAVSVAVGGNGTAVLKNFAWEPLGLTITLQRPPTESRDPTRPSQQIQRPINAVIATLHNYGDKNLAIVDLPGGRSFRLVPNALMNHNRFVWAPPADFAVPAPRAENIIVLKPGESLAIQIDLTDRDWWIRDITKPEIPPAAMSQRDNWDWNASFRLEYVPPSADAVRGLTNADLIRHAPLRSRAFSAMQGID from the coding sequence ATGAAATTGAAACTCGTCATCACCGTCGCCGTCCTGCAGGTGCTCGTGCTCGCCTTCATGGCCGGGCAGCGCGAGTGGATCATGCACACCGGCACGCCGCTCACGCTGCGCACCGCCCCCATCGATCCCAACGACCCGATGCGCGGCGCCTACGTGCGACTCAATTACGACATCAGCGTCGTGCCCGCCGCGCTCTGCCGGGGCGAGACGGCCAAATGGGTCAAGTTCACCGGCGACTGGCGACAGCAGCGCCGGCTGCATGACCGCGTGGTCTATGCCGCCCTGAAGATCAACGAGCACGGCATCGCCGAGTTGGTCGCGCTCAGCGACCAACCGCCCGCAAGCGGCCCGTTCCTGCGCGGCCGCGTGGTAAGCGTGGACCATGACGACATCCGCGTGCGCTACGGCATCGAGGCGATGTTCATGTCGAAGGAAGCCGCGTTGCGCACCGAATCCATGGCCATCAAGGAAAGGGCCGGCGCCCCGATGGCCGTCTCGGTTGCCGTCGGCGGCAATGGCACCGCCGTGCTGAAGAACTTCGCTTGGGAACCGCTCGGCCTGACCATCACGCTGCAGCGGCCGCCGACGGAATCGCGCGACCCGACCCGCCCGTCGCAACAAATCCAGCGTCCGATCAACGCCGTCATCGCCACGCTGCACAACTACGGCGACAAGAACCTCGCCATCGTGGATCTCCCCGGCGGCCGCTCCTTCCGCCTCGTGCCCAATGCGCTCATGAACCACAACCGCTTCGTGTGGGCGCCGCCCGCGGACTTTGCGGTGCCGGCCCCCCGGGCGGAGAACATCATCGTGCTCAAACCCGGCGAGAGCCTTGCCATCCAGATCGATCTCACGGATCGGGATTGGTGGATTCGAGACATCACCAAACCGGAAATCCCCCCTGCCGCTATGTCGCAAAGGGATAACTGGGATTGGAACGCCAGCTTTCGCCTCGAATACGTCCCGCCCTCTGCCGATGCCGTCCGCGGCCTCACCAACGCCGACCTCATCCGCCACGCGCCACTGCGCTCACGGGCGTTCAGTGCGATGCAGGGGATAGACTGA
- a CDS encoding alpha/beta fold hydrolase, with the protein MIYVLPGMGADRRMYPAPWDTLPDCSFLNWPDYSGEQSLSEIAESVVRRHSIEEGAWLAGSSLGGMVATEIAMMVPLRGIILIGSARSPDEVSTLLRAVSPLIDLAPLPFIQQLAGKAPMDLMQMFKDSDPDFIRAMCRAIVNWKGIEKYVPIHRIHGRHDLVIPLPKHVEHVIDGGHLIAMTHAADCVTAVKNLLSSNP; encoded by the coding sequence ATGATCTATGTTCTTCCCGGTATGGGTGCCGACCGGCGTATGTATCCAGCACCGTGGGACACTCTGCCTGATTGCTCCTTCCTTAACTGGCCCGACTACTCGGGCGAACAATCATTGAGCGAAATAGCGGAGAGCGTCGTTCGCCGTCATTCGATCGAAGAGGGTGCATGGCTGGCCGGTTCTTCACTCGGTGGCATGGTAGCGACCGAAATAGCGATGATGGTGCCGCTCAGGGGAATTATACTGATTGGCAGCGCTCGGTCACCAGACGAAGTCAGCACTTTGCTGCGCGCAGTTTCGCCGTTGATCGACCTCGCCCCGTTGCCATTCATTCAGCAACTCGCAGGCAAAGCTCCGATGGATTTGATGCAGATGTTCAAAGACAGCGACCCCGACTTCATTCGTGCTATGTGTCGGGCCATCGTGAACTGGAAAGGCATCGAAAAATACGTGCCAATCCACCGCATCCATGGCCGGCACGACTTGGTCATACCACTGCCAAAGCATGTCGAGCATGTGATCGACGGTGGCCACTTGATTGCCATGACCCACGCCGCGGATTGCGTGACTGCTGTGAAGAACCTCCTCAGCTCAAATCCCTGA
- the dgt gene encoding dGTP triphosphohydrolase has translation MPTNRFYNEFDTQCWSSSRKPDYRTPFQIDRDRIIHAHAFRKLQSKTQVFLSGEYDFYRTRLTHSMEVAQIGRSICSYLLSRGDPLSDDFYIDADLVEASCLSHDMGHPPFGHSGERTLQELMKRRGGFEGNAQTLHLLCETIYQNESGVKGMQPTRALLDGVLKYKKLYTEFATPPLNHFIYDGQGGIRDWVFAGARIPGPLMRGEALNDFKSVECQIMDWADDAAYSLNDIVDGVRAGFLTVERVERWAAGEAIGAIEQKHLDSFFDAVRKDRLENTFSKKIGHFIQACRLKTRDNFMAEKTNRYKYDLIIEETARGEAEFFKKMANDIIFESPQLEQLEHKARVIINALFNAIWENYVQRNERIIRILPGNVSRLIEAEKTQDGKARRICDFIAGQTDGMIVRTYRRLFDPEFGSFRDLS, from the coding sequence ATGCCGACAAACCGGTTCTATAACGAGTTCGACACCCAATGCTGGAGCTCCAGCCGGAAGCCCGACTACCGCACACCGTTCCAGATCGATCGCGACCGCATCATCCACGCGCACGCCTTCCGCAAGCTCCAGTCGAAGACCCAGGTGTTCCTCAGCGGCGAATACGACTTCTACCGCACGCGCCTCACGCATTCGATGGAGGTCGCCCAGATCGGCCGCTCCATCTGCAGCTACCTGCTCAGCCGCGGCGACCCGTTGTCGGATGACTTCTACATCGACGCCGACCTCGTCGAGGCGAGCTGCCTGTCGCACGACATGGGGCATCCGCCGTTCGGCCACAGCGGCGAGCGCACGCTGCAGGAGCTGATGAAGCGCCGCGGCGGCTTCGAGGGCAACGCGCAGACGCTGCACCTCCTCTGCGAGACCATCTACCAGAACGAGAGCGGCGTGAAGGGCATGCAGCCCACGCGCGCGCTCCTCGACGGCGTGCTGAAATACAAGAAGCTCTACACCGAGTTCGCCACCCCGCCGCTCAACCACTTCATCTACGACGGCCAGGGCGGCATCCGCGACTGGGTCTTCGCCGGCGCCCGCATCCCCGGACCGCTCATGCGCGGCGAGGCGCTGAATGACTTCAAGAGCGTCGAGTGCCAGATCATGGACTGGGCCGACGACGCGGCTTACTCACTCAACGACATCGTGGACGGCGTGCGTGCGGGCTTCCTCACGGTCGAGCGCGTCGAGCGCTGGGCCGCCGGCGAGGCCATCGGCGCGATCGAACAGAAGCACCTTGACTCGTTCTTTGACGCCGTACGCAAGGACCGGCTCGAAAACACCTTTTCCAAGAAGATCGGCCACTTCATCCAGGCCTGTCGCCTGAAGACGCGCGACAACTTCATGGCCGAGAAGACGAATCGCTACAAATACGACCTCATCATTGAGGAGACGGCGCGCGGCGAGGCGGAGTTCTTCAAGAAGATGGCCAACGACATCATCTTCGAGAGCCCGCAGCTCGAGCAGCTGGAGCACAAGGCGCGCGTCATCATCAACGCCCTCTTCAACGCCATCTGGGAAAACTACGTCCAGCGCAACGAGCGCATCATCCGCATCCTTCCCGGCAACGTCAGCCGCCTGATCGAGGCGGAGAAGACCCAGGACGGCAAAGCTCGCCGCATCTGCGACTTCATCGCCGGCCAGACCGACGGCATGATCGTGCGGACCTACCGGCGGCTGTTTGATCCGGAGTTTGGGAGTTTCAGGGATTTGAGCTGA
- a CDS encoding methylated-DNA--[protein]-cysteine S-methyltransferase, translating to MPHTLFPTAFGTCGIAWNDTGLTGFQLPEATEELTDQHIAAKDRLTGESGPTPDWVQALITRVQQHLDGKLQDFEQARLDWSRVSDFQQAVYRHALAIKPGYKKSYGEIAKLMALGNEAARAVGVALATNPWPLIVPCHRVVSASDKMTGFSAPGGVRTKTRLLVLEGAELLSE from the coding sequence ATGCCTCACACGCTTTTCCCCACGGCCTTCGGCACCTGTGGCATTGCGTGGAACGACACCGGGCTCACGGGCTTCCAACTGCCCGAGGCAACCGAGGAACTGACCGACCAGCATATCGCCGCGAAGGACCGCCTCACCGGCGAGTCCGGCCCCACCCCCGACTGGGTGCAGGCGCTCATCACCCGCGTGCAGCAGCACCTCGACGGCAAGCTGCAGGACTTCGAGCAGGCGCGTCTCGACTGGTCCCGGGTGAGCGATTTTCAGCAGGCCGTCTATCGCCACGCGCTGGCCATCAAGCCCGGCTACAAGAAGAGCTACGGCGAGATCGCGAAGCTCATGGCCCTCGGCAACGAAGCGGCGCGCGCCGTCGGTGTGGCCCTCGCCACCAATCCCTGGCCTCTGATCGTGCCCTGTCACCGCGTGGTGTCGGCCAGCGACAAGATGACCGGCTTCTCCGCCCCCGGCGGCGTGCGCACGAAGACCCGTCTGCTCGTGCTCGAAGGCGCGGAGCTGTTGTCGGAATGA
- a CDS encoding DNA-3-methyladenine glycosylase family protein, producing the protein MRQRFQFDPVDAVAHLRATDPVMATLTKRVGPFALKLTPSHSLFEALLRSIVYQQLHGKAAATIHGRVLAQLRQHGGPIPEALIRVSDEALRTAGLSRAKLLAVRDLSAKCLAGTVPSLKDAGRLTDAELEERLTEVRGIGPWTVHMLLIFTLGRADVMPTGDFAIRLAFKQLYRKRIDPSPAVILRHARCWQPYRSVASWYLWRHLDTP; encoded by the coding sequence ATGAGGCAACGTTTCCAGTTTGATCCTGTCGACGCCGTCGCGCACCTGCGCGCGACTGATCCGGTCATGGCGACGCTGACCAAGCGCGTGGGGCCGTTCGCACTCAAGCTCACGCCTTCCCACAGCCTGTTTGAGGCCCTGCTGCGCTCCATCGTCTATCAGCAACTGCACGGCAAGGCGGCGGCCACGATTCACGGACGCGTGCTGGCGCAATTGCGCCAGCATGGTGGACCGATCCCCGAGGCGCTTATCCGCGTCTCCGACGAAGCCCTGCGAACGGCCGGCCTCTCGCGGGCCAAGCTGCTGGCCGTCCGCGATCTCTCCGCCAAGTGCCTGGCGGGCACCGTGCCCTCGCTCAAGGATGCGGGCCGGCTCACCGACGCCGAGTTGGAGGAGCGACTGACCGAGGTCCGCGGCATCGGTCCGTGGACCGTGCACATGCTGCTGATCTTCACCCTCGGCCGGGCCGACGTGATGCCGACCGGCGACTTCGCTATCCGGCTCGCCTTCAAGCAGCTTTACCGCAAGCGTATCGACCCGTCGCCCGCCGTGATCCTCCGGCACGCCCGGTGCTGGCAGCCGTATCGCTCGGTTGCCAGCTGGTATCTCTGGCGGCACCTCGACACTCCCTGA
- a CDS encoding magnesium transporter — MQETSAPFRPGTYPENTIGRLMEDPIAVFPESLTVAEATERVRELAAKRLFTYCYIVNPQGVLKGVVTMRDLLLHEKGTRLDSFMLKDPFVLRPEYPLMEAMRQTVNRHYPSYPVCDDQGLLLGIARGSRIFEQQAIEISAQPGAMVGVESEERVNTPFLRSLKFRHPWLQFNLLTAFIAAAVVGLFEDTIDQIVVLAVFLPVLAGQSGNTGCQALAVSLRGITLGELKAGRESQFLVKEAALGLANGALVGITAGLGMFFYATWQQTAVSPYQLGTIVFLAMMGSCFLSGVSGVMVPITLKKFGADPATASSIFLTTATDVASMGFFLGIARLWLM; from the coding sequence ATGCAAGAGACCTCCGCGCCATTCCGCCCCGGCACCTACCCCGAGAACACCATCGGCCGACTCATGGAAGATCCCATCGCGGTCTTTCCCGAGTCCCTGACCGTCGCCGAGGCGACCGAACGCGTGCGAGAACTCGCCGCCAAGCGACTGTTCACCTATTGTTACATCGTCAATCCGCAGGGCGTGCTGAAGGGCGTGGTCACCATGCGCGATCTGTTGCTGCATGAGAAAGGGACGCGGCTAGACTCCTTCATGCTTAAGGACCCCTTCGTGCTGCGGCCGGAGTACCCGCTGATGGAGGCAATGCGTCAGACGGTGAACCGGCACTACCCGTCCTACCCCGTGTGCGACGATCAGGGCCTGCTCCTCGGCATCGCCCGCGGCTCGCGGATTTTCGAGCAACAGGCCATCGAGATCAGCGCCCAGCCCGGCGCGATGGTGGGTGTCGAAAGCGAGGAACGCGTCAACACGCCGTTCCTCCGCAGCCTCAAGTTCCGGCACCCCTGGCTGCAGTTCAACCTGCTCACCGCTTTCATCGCGGCCGCGGTGGTCGGGCTGTTCGAGGACACGATCGACCAGATCGTCGTGCTCGCGGTGTTCCTGCCGGTGCTCGCCGGCCAGTCGGGCAACACCGGCTGCCAGGCGCTGGCGGTGTCGCTGCGCGGCATCACGCTCGGCGAACTCAAGGCCGGCCGCGAAAGCCAGTTCCTCGTGAAGGAGGCCGCGCTCGGCCTCGCCAACGGCGCGCTCGTCGGCATCACCGCCGGCCTGGGCATGTTTTTCTACGCCACGTGGCAGCAGACCGCCGTGTCGCCCTACCAACTCGGCACGATTGTGTTTCTGGCGATGATGGGCAGCTGCTTCCTGAGCGGTGTGTCGGGCGTGATGGTGCCGATCACCCTCAAGAAATTCGGCGCCGACCCGGCGACGGCCTCGAGCATCTTCCTCACCACCGCGACCGACGTGGCTAGCATGGGCTTCTTCCTCGGCATCGCGCGGCTGTGGCTGATGTGA
- the tdh gene encoding L-threonine 3-dehydrogenase, whose translation MRAIVKPAAGPGLVMRDVPVPRPGLNDVIIKIRKTAICGTDVHINKWDAWAARTIKPPLVIGHEYVGTVEECGDGVTGFTKGQLVTGEGHIVCGHCRNCLAGRRHLCPNTVGVGVNRDGAFAEYVSIPATNVWKVPAGLNTDVVACFDPLGNAVHTTLSFDMVGEDVLITGAGPIGCMAIAVAQHAGARHIVITDVNDSRLELAKKLGPIRAVNVAKENLSDVWHNELGMTEGFDIGLEMSGNSGALNQMIDNMVMGGRIALLGVHPGEATVDWNKIVFKMLHLKGIYGREMFETWYKMTALVLGGMDITPVITHRLPIAEFQQGFDLMGSGRSGKIVLSWD comes from the coding sequence ATGCGCGCCATCGTGAAGCCAGCTGCCGGTCCCGGTCTCGTCATGCGCGACGTGCCGGTTCCCCGCCCCGGCCTGAACGATGTCATCATCAAGATCCGCAAGACCGCCATCTGCGGCACCGACGTCCACATCAACAAGTGGGACGCCTGGGCCGCGCGCACCATCAAGCCGCCGTTGGTGATCGGCCACGAATACGTTGGAACGGTCGAGGAGTGCGGCGACGGCGTGACCGGCTTCACCAAGGGCCAGCTCGTGACCGGTGAAGGGCATATCGTGTGCGGACACTGCCGCAACTGTCTCGCCGGCCGGCGCCACCTTTGCCCCAACACCGTCGGCGTCGGTGTGAACCGCGACGGTGCCTTTGCCGAATACGTTTCCATCCCCGCCACCAACGTCTGGAAGGTGCCGGCCGGCCTGAACACCGACGTCGTCGCCTGCTTCGACCCGCTCGGCAACGCCGTGCACACGACCCTCTCGTTTGACATGGTCGGCGAGGACGTGCTCATCACCGGCGCCGGCCCGATCGGCTGCATGGCCATCGCCGTCGCGCAGCACGCCGGCGCCCGGCACATCGTCATCACCGATGTCAACGACTCGCGCCTCGAACTGGCCAAGAAACTAGGCCCGATCCGTGCGGTGAATGTCGCCAAGGAAAATCTGTCCGACGTCTGGCACAACGAACTCGGCATGACCGAGGGCTTCGACATCGGGCTGGAGATGTCCGGCAATTCTGGCGCCCTGAACCAGATGATCGACAACATGGTGATGGGCGGACGCATCGCGTTGCTCGGCGTCCATCCCGGCGAGGCGACCGTCGATTGGAACAAGATTGTCTTCAAGATGCTTCACCTGAAGGGCATTTACGGCCGCGAGATGTTCGAGACGTGGTATAAGATGACCGCCCTCGTGCTCGGCGGCATGGACATCACGCCCGTCATCACCCACCGCCTGCCGATCGCGGAGTTTCAGCAGGGATTTGACCTCATGGGCTCCGGCCGCTCAGGCAAGATCGTGCTGAGCTGGGATTAA
- a CDS encoding glycine C-acetyltransferase has translation MNLSFTAHLQKTLAEIDAAGLTKRERIITTHQTAHIAVAGSPTTGSGSAERRVLNLCANNYLGLADHPELIAAAHAALDRWGYGLASVRFICGTQQIHRDLETALARFLGTDDTILYSSCFDANGGLFETLLGAEDAVISDELNHASIIDGIRLCKAQRYRYRNNNLADLEAKLQEADAAKARFKLIATDGVFSMDGTIADLRGICDLADKYQAILMVDDSHAAGFMGATGRGTHEHCGVMGRVDVFTGTLGKALGGASGGYTSGRKEIIDLLRQRSRPYLFSNTIPPAVAGAALKCLEMLSASTALRDKLHANTRFYREGLTKAGLTIKPGTHPIVPIMLGDAVLAQKVSARLLEKGLYAVGFFFPVVAQGQARIRTQVSAAHSREDLAFAIEKFAEVKQEFGF, from the coding sequence ATGAATCTCTCCTTCACCGCCCACCTGCAGAAGACCCTCGCTGAGATCGACGCCGCCGGCCTGACCAAGCGCGAGCGCATCATCACCACGCACCAGACCGCGCATATTGCCGTGGCTGGAAGCCCCACGACAGGCTCGGGGTCGGCGGAGCGCCGAGTGCTGAACCTGTGCGCCAACAACTACCTCGGCCTCGCCGACCACCCGGAGTTGATCGCGGCAGCCCACGCGGCCCTCGACCGCTGGGGCTACGGGCTCGCCTCGGTGCGTTTCATCTGCGGCACGCAGCAAATCCACCGCGACCTGGAGACTGCGCTCGCACGCTTCCTCGGCACCGACGACACCATCCTCTATTCCTCGTGCTTCGACGCCAACGGCGGCCTGTTCGAAACGCTGCTTGGGGCGGAGGACGCCGTCATTTCCGACGAGCTGAACCACGCTTCAATCATCGACGGCATCCGCCTGTGCAAAGCGCAGCGCTACCGCTACCGGAACAACAACCTCGCCGACCTGGAGGCAAAGCTGCAGGAGGCCGACGCGGCCAAGGCGCGCTTCAAGCTCATTGCGACCGACGGCGTGTTCTCCATGGACGGCACGATCGCCGACCTGCGCGGCATCTGCGATCTCGCCGACAAATACCAGGCGATCCTCATGGTGGACGACAGCCATGCCGCCGGCTTCATGGGAGCCACCGGCCGTGGCACGCACGAACATTGCGGCGTCATGGGCCGCGTGGACGTGTTCACCGGCACGCTCGGAAAGGCCCTCGGTGGCGCCAGCGGCGGTTACACCAGCGGGCGCAAGGAGATCATCGACCTGTTGCGTCAGCGGTCGCGCCCCTACCTGTTCTCCAACACCATTCCACCGGCCGTCGCCGGCGCGGCTCTCAAGTGCCTGGAAATGCTGAGCGCTTCGACGGCCCTGCGCGACAAACTGCACGCGAACACGCGTTTCTATCGCGAAGGCCTGACCAAGGCGGGCCTGACGATCAAGCCGGGCACACACCCCATCGTGCCCATCATGCTCGGCGACGCCGTGCTCGCGCAAAAAGTGTCCGCGCGCCTCTTGGAAAAGGGGCTCTACGCCGTGGGCTTTTTCTTCCCGGTTGTAGCCCAAGGCCAGGCCCGCATCCGCACCCAGGTGTCCGCCGCCCACAGTCGCGAAGATCTCGCGTTTGCCATTGAGAAGTTCGCCGAAGTGAAGCAGGAATTTGGCTTCTGA
- a CDS encoding cytidine deaminase — translation MPSPAQLKKLRTAAKAAAAKAYAPYSKFRVGAAVITKTGKIFRGCNVENASYGLCNCAERTALFSAVAAGEREFKCVVVYTPTKTATAPCGACRQVIYEFGRKIRVHSFCDGLDRIDGSIGSLLPAAFGPEDLK, via the coding sequence ATGCCCTCGCCCGCCCAGCTGAAGAAACTCCGGACCGCCGCGAAGGCGGCCGCGGCGAAGGCTTACGCGCCCTATTCCAAGTTTCGGGTCGGCGCGGCGGTCATCACGAAGACGGGCAAGATTTTCCGCGGCTGCAACGTCGAGAACGCCTCCTACGGGCTCTGCAACTGCGCCGAACGCACGGCGCTTTTCAGCGCCGTGGCCGCCGGCGAGCGCGAGTTCAAATGCGTCGTGGTCTATACCCCGACCAAGACCGCCACGGCGCCCTGCGGCGCGTGCCGGCAGGTGATCTACGAGTTCGGCCGGAAGATTCGGGTGCACTCCTTTTGTGACGGACTCGACCGCATTGACGGCTCGATCGGATCACTGCTGCCGGCGGCATTCGGGCCGGAGGATTTGAAGTGA
- a CDS encoding alpha/beta hydrolase: MLKMPDILLSLGRILILLAGVYVICAVGAHFLARSMLFPRPPLKYSPGPEYITLTAPDGVKIMARHWPNSTAKHTLFYLHGNYEDLGSLGEYLPEFVKAGYAVFAFDYRGYGLSGGTPDELNVSADSRLAYDHLRTKLGVPAEQIVIFGYSLGGGPAVDLARNRPVAGVVLQGAFVSAYRVMTRIPVFPADKFENLEKIPELRSPIMIIHGTADDTVPSWHGERLYDAITARKAKLMVEGGPHSGLADFTGPRYWEELRKFTDSL; the protein is encoded by the coding sequence ATGCTGAAGATGCCTGACATTCTGCTCAGTCTCGGTCGCATCCTGATCCTCCTGGCCGGCGTCTATGTCATTTGTGCCGTCGGGGCTCACTTTCTCGCGCGATCAATGCTCTTCCCGCGTCCGCCGCTGAAATACTCGCCCGGACCGGAATACATCACGCTCACCGCGCCGGACGGCGTGAAGATCATGGCGCGTCACTGGCCCAATTCCACGGCCAAGCACACGCTGTTCTACCTGCACGGCAACTACGAAGACCTCGGCAGTCTCGGCGAATACCTGCCCGAGTTCGTGAAGGCCGGTTATGCGGTTTTTGCGTTCGACTACCGGGGCTACGGACTCAGCGGCGGGACTCCGGATGAATTGAACGTCTCTGCCGACTCGCGGCTGGCTTACGACCACCTGCGGACGAAGCTTGGTGTGCCGGCTGAGCAGATTGTCATTTTTGGTTACTCTCTGGGGGGCGGGCCGGCGGTGGACCTGGCGAGAAACCGACCTGTGGCCGGGGTTGTCCTCCAGGGCGCATTCGTGAGCGCCTATCGCGTGATGACGCGCATCCCGGTCTTCCCGGCCGACAAGTTCGAGAACTTGGAAAAAATTCCGGAGCTGCGCAGTCCGATCATGATCATTCACGGCACGGCCGATGACACGGTTCCGTCCTGGCACGGGGAGCGGCTTTACGACGCTATCACGGCGCGCAAAGCCAAGCTCATGGTCGAGGGCGGCCCGCACAGCGGCCTCGCCGACTTCACGGGCCCGCGTTACTGGGAAGAGCTGAGGAAGTTTACGGATTCGCTCTAG